DNA sequence from the Centroberyx gerrardi isolate f3 chromosome 22, fCenGer3.hap1.cur.20231027, whole genome shotgun sequence genome:
GACCTGTTGTGAATCGTTAATATCCTCTCTCCGGTTCACTACTCAGTGAAAGGTTATTTTATCTCCAGGCGTTTGGTCTCCAGTCAATTTACATTCAAAACGTGGATTTCAGGTTTGCATAAACATAATAGAATATGATAAACTTAAGCATTCGCCATTCCAcatgcaacaacaaaaaaacacctagGCTAAATAAGTATTACATGAAGAAATTTGGATAATAGATGACATGAAGTATagaacaataacaaaaatcATTTGACCTGTTTCTAGGTAACAGTTAGCCTCACTGACAACAGGGTTCAGTTGTCAACGGattgtctaaaatgtaaatgtcctgTGATCTCGCACAGAAAAGTTCAGATTTCTGTGCGTGAACCAgctccatctgtttctctggGAACATTTTCTGTGTCAGAACCGTTAGAGATCAcgtgaaataaaacaaacataaacaaaccaaatacaacaaggtcacctcttcctctctggttcagAACAAAGAAAACCAGCCGGAGGATCTCAGTCTGACATGTTATCTGACACTAGAATAAACCCGTCGTCCCTCCCCAGGTTCTCCAGATGCTCcagcagagagaggatggagagaggagaggagccgagcaggtggaggagaggaggaggaggaggaggaggaggaggaggaggagggaggtgggctGCCAGTGGGAGAgtccagaggagagagggagggaggagaggagggaggagaggagggaggtgggctGTCAGAGcgaggcagcagagaggagagacgctGCTGTCCAGGTCGACCTGCTGAACCagccaggtgagagagagacagccaggtgagagagagacagccaggtgagagagagacagccaggtgagagagagacagccaggtgagagagagacagccaggtgagagagagacaggcaggtgagagagagacagccaggtgagagagagacagccaggtgagagagagacagccaggtgagagagagacagccagcctgctgcactgctgctgtctcacacacctgtctgctcactttcctcactacacacacctgtctgctcactttcctcactacacacacctgtctgctcactttcctcactacacacacctgtctgctcactttcctcactacacacacctgtctgctcactttcctcactacacacacctgtctgcacactttcctcactacacacacctgtctgctcactttcctcactacacacacctgtctgctcactttcctcactacacacacctgtctgctcactttcctcactacacacacctgtctgcacactttcctcactacacacacctgtctgcacactttcctcactacacacacctgtctgcacACTTTCCTCACTACATCCGTCTGTCTGCACACTTTCCTcactacacacacctgtctgcacactttcctcactacacacacctgtctgctcACTTTCCTCACTACATCCGTCTGTCTGCACACTTTCCTCACTACATCCACCTGTCTGCACACTTTCCTcactacacacacctgtctgcacACTTTCCTCACTACATCCGTCTGTCTGCACACTTTCCTcactacacacacctgtctgcacactttcctcactacacacacctgtctgctcactttcctcactacacacacctgtctgctcactttcctcactacacacacctgtctgctcactttcctcactacacacacctgtctgctcactttcctcactacacacacctgtctgctcACTTTCCTCACCTCACACACCTGTCTGCTCACTTTCCtctgataagataagatatcactttattatttattgtgtgtgtcttcctgttTAGAGCGAGCCACTTATAGTGTCGCTCCTATCTGTTGATGAAGTGTTTTCCTTGGCCGTGCTGCACATGGTAACTATGGAAACCAGTGTGGCGAGCTTGAAATCAGCGTTAAGgtagttttcatttgtttgtcatGTGGATGTTTACCTGTTCTGGTGGAATACAGAGTGTAGCCCAGATCTGGTCTAGCTGACAGTCTTGTTACCCAGTCACAGAAAAAACTTCCAATCCAGACAAGAAGGTagggctgtctctctctctgcctgtctgtctgtctgtctgtctctctctctgtctctctctctctctctctctctctctctctctcaccctgtctctctctctctctctctatctataaaagcctgtctctctctctctctctctccctgtctctctctctctaaaagcctgtctgtctgtctgtctgtctctctctctctctctctctctctctctccctctctctctctctctatctataaaagcctgtctctctctctctctctgtctctctctctctctctctctctccctgtctctctctctctatctatctataaaagcctgtctgtctctctctctctaaaagcctgtctctctcctctctctttctctatctaaagcctgtctgtctccctgtctccctgtctgtctccctgtctgtctgtctgtctgtctgtctgtctgtctgtctgtctccctgtctgtctgcctgtctgtctgtcaggttgGTCTGGTGGGATGTGGCAGTGTGTTGGAGTCAGATCAGATGGACCAGGCGGcgctctgctgcagcactgcGGCTCACAGAGGACAGACGGCAGACCGGATCCAGGACGGACCGACCCGCTGCTGCCGTACTGGAACCAGAACGCCTCTCTGCAACTAAATACGACCCAGAATCCCTCACTGCAGCAACAGAGGGATCAGAATCCTCCATCTTTCCCCCACATCCCTGTATACCAGCTCTCCACCTCCCACAAGCCCCCATTCCTACCCAGCATGCCTCTGTCCACCTCCCACAAGCCCCCGTTCCTACCCAGCATGCCTCTGTCCACCTCCTACAAGCCCCCATTCCTACCCAGCATGCCTCTGTCCACCTCCCACAAGCCCCCGTTCCTACCCAGCATGCCTCTGTCCACCTCCTACAAGCCCCCATTCCTACCCAGCATGCCTCTGTCCATCTCCCACAAGCCCCCGTTCCGACCCAGCATCCCTCGGCCCGTCCCCCACAAACCCCAGTTCCTACCCAGCATGCCTCTGTGCGGGCCGTCTGTGCCTCTACACCAGCTGCCCATCACCGCGGCATTTCAGCAGCCCGAGTCTTTACCCCACCGGACTACGTTTCCCAGCATGCCCCTGTGTCAGCCGTCCCGTCTTCCGTCTCAAGAGTCGACTGTCCACGTTCAGCCAGGATTACAACAAGCGACCTTGTTACCCAGCATGCCTCTGTGTCAGCCGTCTCGCTTCCTGCCTCAAGAATCGACATCCTACCTTCGGATGGGATTGCGGCACGCTGCCCCGTTACCCAGCATGCCCCTGTgccatctctccccctcccctgttTGTCTCGGTCTACCAGGAAGGAGGTGTGAAGTTTCTCCTCCCTCGGCTCCTGCAGACGTCTCAGCACCTCCTCCTGGACTCATAGCTCCTCTCAGCCCACGGCtcgctgaggaggaggaggaggaggaggaggaggaggaggaggaggaagaagaagaagaagaagaagaagaagaggaggaggaagaggaggaggaggaggaggagggaccaTGTAATGATAACGGTAAGTCGTGGGCGGTTTTCTAGGTTGCACATGACTACTCAAATTTACAAAGTTTTAAAAAGATCCGTATAGCTAGAGGCTTGATTTTGGAGATCTCCAAAAGTCTCTGAACATTTTTAGTTTTCTGTCTCATACATAATGGCATTAACAAAATGATTATGCTTGCAAATTTAGGATTAAATTTGAGTAATTGCCATTGCAAATAGGAATTTTTAAGTAATGCAATCCTgattttacagttttattttgGTAGTTTGCAAAGAACAGTATTAGCCTTGCTACCTGCACTACAGGGAGTCAGGATTAGTAAcactttatatattttattattattaagtggCACAGGAGTTGCTTTGTCTTTGTTTAAACAGTTGAACAGGTTGACCTTGCTGAAAGGCGTACAGTCAGGCTGAAGCCCACAGGCCTGAAACAGGGAGGCAGGGCCGGATTCTGAATCCGTACAGACTGTTGAAACATGTTAAAACAGGTCAGGTGGTTTACCTGTGGTTCCACCCGAGCTGGGACAGTAAGAAACCAGACCTAACACGACCTCCAGTCATGACTGCTACACAGAATTAACATTAGCGACACTGgagctctttctctgtctgctttCTCACTAACACGATCCCCCATTTTCTGCAGATCGGTGTTCCCGTGGTAACAAGCGGTCCCGGATAAGAGCTGCGAAGAAGAGCGAGAAGTCTCTGCGGACCGAGCGCAGCGCTCATGTCTGTAGCGTGTGCGGTAAAGGCCACGGGTTCGAGTCAGGGCCGGCGGACCGGCCGACCAAACAGGGCAGAGGGAAGGCTTACCGCCGCAACATCTGTAACTGCAGGGCTGACCGTCCCGGCAGCACCGCGcgcgagaagaagaagaagaagaagaagaagaagaagaagaagaagaagaagatcgaTTCGCATAGACGGTCAAACGCACCCCGACCGGCGCCGTCACGTCTGTCACTTCTGTGGGTTGAGCCCCAGTGGCGGGACACGCCTGACGGCCCGCAGCCAAACGCACCCGGGAGAGAAACCGTACACCTGCCAGCTCTGCGGGGAGAGCTTCACCCCGACGGGACGACTGGCGGGGACAAATCCAACGCACATATGCTAATGAAGGTGCTAATGGGTGTGAAACCAAGGAGACTGCTGAGGGGAACactggaggagaaaacagagatgagaggaggtgggaggaggaggaggagaggtggggagacGCCAGACGGTGacgaagaaaaggaaaaagggggaggaaggaggggacgGACGACTGGAGCCAAAAACGGAAACGACAGAGCggccgaggaagaggaggacggtCGGTCCGCCAATCAGATACCTGCTGGAGTCGGAGGAGCGGTCCCACGGCCCGATGGCAGCCAATCACGTCAGAGCGAGGGGACTtaaaggaaacaaggaagaggggaggacgAGGAAGGCTCTGCTGGAGAGCGAAGCcagaggcggaggagaggaggaggaggaggaggaggaggaggaggaggagggaggtgtggAGGACAGGGGtgaaggagtggagaggaagcAGCATGACGGCACCAGAGcggggacagaggacagagtgGAGGGATGGTGGCGGCTCTGCCAGGTTCGTCAGTACAACGTCCCGCCAGGTggattccagacagggaaactTGATCAATTTCCTGGGGCAGtcggggaatatcagggaattttacataTGGGTCACTTTCTAGGAATATAGCAGGATGGATTTTCCAACTTGTCTCACACATTTATCACAGTAGatttcagactgaaaaacaacatgaacaaaccaggaaggaattgCTCCAGCTTAATGGAAAGTTATGGAGAAGTCATTTTATTTGACATCAGGGTCGTCCAACCGTAGATTTTTATTATTGCTTAATGTTTGTATTAATCAAGGTTATTCTTGGTGTAAACTTGGGTCTTTGCCAGGGTCCCAGCAGTAATGTTACATGCTAATTTGCATGTAAGTGGCATCAGCTATGCCACTTGCTGTGTGAGACAATCTCACACAGCAAGTTTGATTTATCAAACCTGGCCGACAGCCTGTGATGCAttatgggagagagaaatctaCAGTTTTAGTAATCTGCTCTGTCATGTCAGTCATGTCTAAAGGAATGAATGCTGCATTAAGCTTTTTGAAGTAAAGAggaagacacagaaacagcGAGTGTGGTTCTGTTGTCTCTGGGACCAGTTGCTATggaaacacaggagagagagagagagacagagagagagagacagagagagagacagagagagagagagagagacacagagagagagagacacagagagagagagagagagacagagagagagacagagagagagagagagacagagagagagagagagagagacagagagagagagagagacagagagagacacagagagagagagagagagacagagagagacacagagagagagagagacagagagagacacagagagagagagacagagagagagagagagagacagagagagagagagagacagagagagagagagagagagacagagagagagagagagagacagagagagagagagacagagagagagagagagagagacagagagagagagacacagagagacacagagagagagacagagagagagagagagacagagagagagagagagacagagagagacacagagagagagagagagacacacagagagagagagagagagacagagagagagagacacagagagagagagacagagagagagagagagacagagagagagagagagagagagagacagagagagagagacacagagagagagagacagagagagacacagagagagagagagagacagagacagagagagagagacacagagagagagagagagacaggcactTTATTTATCAAGGGTTGAAATGGGGGTCAGCAGCAGAATAACAGGCAGCAGAGTgataaaaagaaagataaaaagaaagtAACAGGGTTTTTACTGCACAGGGAAATTAATGGCAGTGGCCGAAGTCCTTTTCTTCAGCAtcaaagtgaaaaaatgagGAACTGAGAAACAAACCTCACTTCAAAtcacctttcctgtctctctgtctctctctctgtgtctctgtctctctctctctctctacctctctatctgtctctctctctctctctgtctctctctctctctctgtctctctctctctgtctctgtctctctctctctgtctctgtctctctctctctctgtctctctctctgtctctctctgtctctctgtctctctctgtctctctctctctgtctctctctctctgtctctgtctctctctctgtctctctgtctctctctctctctctctctctgtctctctctctctctctctccctctcaggttTGTGGGTTGAACTTCACCAGTCGCTCTGGGCTTCAGCGACACTTGGCGATCCACGGCGGAGGGCGCTGGTTGACCTGTGACCTCTGTAACAAGAGGTTCATCGGGGCCCGCAGCCTCCGTCTGCACCGGAAACGTTACCACGGCAACGGAGCCGGTCATCACAACGATGCGGCGGGGACAGGCAGTTACAGAGATGCTGTCGGACGCGGGAGGAGTGACGGCAAAGAAGAGGAGGGTGCTGACTCCGCCGCTAGCGCTACGAAcaacagagagtgggagaacGAGAGAGCGGTTCGGAcggaagaagagaggagtagagaggaggtggagggagggatggagaggagagatggctGTCCGGTAGCAAATGAGGCGGCGGCGGACAAGCCTGTCCTCCCGGCGCCCACCGAGGCAGACGATTGGTCCAGAATCAGGAAGCATTACCACGTAAACGGCTGGTCCCGGCTCAGCTACTGGTCCAGGAAGAAGACGAGCCGCGGAGTGGCGGagtggcggaggaggaggaggcagggaaaaGAACAagggaggaagacaaagaagtgtagggaggaggaggagaagatagaGGGAGTTTgtgtgaaggaggaagagatggagatggagggaaacgACAGGAtagagggtggagggatggaaggagatgaagagggTGAAATGAGGCCTGGTTGtttagaggaggagaagatgggggGAGTTCACatgaaggaggaagagatgcCGATGGAGGGAAACATCAAGATAGAGGGCGAAGGGGTggaaggagagcagggagaCGAGGAGGGTGAAATGAAGCCTTGTTGTTTAGAtggtggagagaggaaaggagatgatggagggaaaaggagggaggaggagtggagtcTGACTCAGCCAGGACCGAAAACGGCAGGAGgcggggaggagaaagaaaggcagaaagagacgGACAGACTGGAGTCGAGAGAGGAAGCGACAGAGCAACCGAGGAGGCCGAGGAGGAAGCTGGTCGGTCCACCGATCAGATACCTGCTGGAGTCGGAGGAGCGGTCACGCGGCCCGACGGCGGCCAATCGCGTCACGGCGAAGGAAGACGTGCAGAAGAAGGGAAACATCAGGATAGAGGGCGGAGGGGTggaaggagagcgaggagacgaggagggTGAAATGAAGCCTTGTTGTTCAGATggtgaagagagaaaaggaggtgaTGGAGtgaaaatggaggaggaggaggaggaggaggagtggagtcTGACTCAGCCGGGACCGAAAACAgcaggaggtgaggagaaagaaaggcagaaagagacggacagatggagggagtcAGAAGAGGAAGTGACGGAGCGGCCGAGGAGGCCGAGGAGGAAGATGGTCGGTCCGCCGATCAGATACCTGCTGGAGTCGGAGGAGCAGTCACACGGCCCGACGGCGGCCAATCACGTCACAGCGAAGGGACCCAAGGTGAACAGAGAAGGAGAACGGCCGAGGAAGGTTCTGCTGGAGAGCGAAGCCGCAGGCGGCGGTTTCAACAGACAGACgggtcacacagacagacagacgggtcacacagacagacagacgggtcacacagacagacagacgggtcacacagacagagagacatatcttgtatacacagacacacacactggccaggAAGTCCTCATCGTCCCCTGTTTTGTCAGCTTGGAATGTCTTCACTGCTTATTGGTCGATGTCAACAAATGGGACTTCAGTAAAGCTGGAGACGCACTCCATGACTTTTAGTCTGGGGACACACTCCATGACTTTTAGTCTGGGGACACACTCCACGACTTTAGTCTGGGGACACTCCACGACTTTAGTCTGGGGACACTCCACGACTTTACCAGGACTTTTAGTCAGGGGACACTCCATGACTTTTAAATTGTCTTTTAGTCTGGGGACACATTACATGACTTTTACCAGGACTTTTAGTCTGGGGACACTCCATGATTTTTACCTGGACTTTTAGTCAGGAGACACGCCATGACTTTTATTCTGGGGACACATGCCATGACTTTTACCTGGACTTTTAGTCAGGAGACACGCCATGACTTTTATTCTGGGGACAGTGGGATCACCTACAGTAAGACGTCTAAATGTCTCAGATGGTTGGAGGGCGAATTacatgagagagaaatgaaagaataaatTTAACAAAATCTTTTTATCAAATGTTTTAGAGAGTGtttcaaaagtttttttttatcaaaagttttttttatcagatgTATATTTTATTGTCGGAGTCGTGTTCAACAGATGCAATAAAGTCTGACTTTGTTGAGACTTGTGACTCGGGGTGTAAAACATCACAGCTGGCCTTAATGAAATACTATGGAGTGATTCGGAttttcagaaaatgaatgaatgaaggaactCATCAGTCTGCCTCAGCTCAGCATCACTTTCACACGATTTTATACGAGCTGCAGTgacctggaggagctgctggtcagtgaaCTGGACGCCATGTTGATCTGCATGAACTCAGCTAGTGATAAATATTATGTGAGCAAaacagtctcaagtcttgaggctcaagtcaagtctcaagtctaaatgtagatttccaagtcaagtccatgtcattaatgtcaagtctcaagtctaaatgtagaacagcaagtcaagtcagaacaaatcaagagtccagtatcaatttaatatcttaaagaaaactaaatatctaggacttttcaatgcaatatggtt
Encoded proteins:
- the LOC144543502 gene encoding uncharacterized protein LOC144543502, with the translated sequence MWQCVGVRSDGPGGALLQHCGSQRTDGRPDPGRTDPLLPYWNQNASLQLNTTQNPSLQQQRDQNPPSFPHIPVYQLSTSHKPPFLPSMPLSTSHKPPFLPSMPLSTSYKPPFLPSMPLSTSHKPPFLPSMPLSTSYKPPFLPSMPLSISHKPPFRPSIPRPVPHKPQFLPSMPLCGPSVPLHQLPITAAFQQPESLPHRTTFPSMPLCQPSRLPSQESTVHVQPGLQQATLLPSMPLCQPSRFLPQESTSYLRMGLRHAAPLPSMPLCHLSPSPVCLGLPGRRCEVSPPSAPADVSAPPPGLIAPLSPRLAEEEEEEEEEEEEEEEEEEEEEEEEEEEEEEEEEGPCNDNDRCSRGNKRSRIRAAKKSEKSLRTERSAHVCSVCGKGHGFESGPADRPTKQGRGKAYRRNICNCRADRPGSTAREKKKKKKKKKKKKKKKIDSHRRSNAPRPAPSRLSLLWVEPQWRDTPDGPQPNAPGRETVHLPALRGELHPDGTTGGDKSNAHMLMKVLMGVKPRRLLRGTLEEKTEMRGERPRKRRTVGPPIRYLLESEERSHGPMAANHVRARGLKGNKEEGRTRKALLESEARGGGEEEEEEEEEEEEGGVEDRGEGVERKQHDGTRAGTEDRVEGWWRLCQVCGLNFTSRSGLQRHLAIHGGGRWLTCDLCNKRFIGARSLRLHRKRYHGNGAGHHNDAAGTGSYRDAVGRGRSDGKEEEGADSAASATNNREWENERAVRTEEERSREEVEGGMERRDGCPVANEAAADKPVLPAPTEADDWSRIRKHYHVNGWSRLSYWSRKKTSRGVAEWRRRRRQGKEQGRKTKKCREEEEKIEGVCVKEEEMEMEGNDRIEGGGMEGDEEGEMRPGCLEEEKMGGVHMKEEEMPMEGNIKIEGEGVEGEQGDEEGEMKPCCLDGGERKGDDGGKRREEEWSLTQPGPKTAGGGEEKERQKETDRLESREEATEQPRRPRRKLVGPPIRYLLESEERSRGPTAANRVTAKEDVQKKGNIRIEGGGVEGERGDEEGEMKPCCSDGEERKGGDGVKMEEEEEEEEWSLTQPGPKTAGGEEKERQKETDRWRESEEEVTERPRRPRRKMVGPPIRYLLESEEQSHGPTAANHVTAKGPKVNREGERPRKVLLESEAAGGGFNRQTGHTDRQTGHTDRQTGHTDRQTGHTDRETYLVYTDTHTGQEVLIVPCFVSLECLHCLLVDVNKWDFSKAGDALHDF